AGACAGAGTTTCACTCTTcaaagcccactgatttccatgGGCTTTGAGGGGTAtaattctctttaggattgcactgttaaacacCCACTTAGAAACCTGGCTGCTTCTggggtgaggagggaggggacTCCGTGTTCAGGCAAACTGGGACGTGTTCGGTTGAGCTTCGTGCACTAGAGGAAGACAGAAGTGGGAGGCGGCGTGTGTGGGTGCAGTGGCCAACGTGGTGCGAGCGCCTGCCTTTTCTCTCTGCTAGAACCAATCGCACAGCCACATTGCAGTTTAATGAAGTGGGAGGACAGCAGACGCTGGGCTTACCTCTGTAACAGGCTCCTGTGGGATAGTAGCAAAGTTGGGTGAGGAAAATGTGAAGCCGCTGTCAGTCCCAGCATCGTGTGGGGAAAGCTCCAACAAGACTTGCTCCTTCCAGTGATCTTTTTCGCACAGGTTTAAGCTGTCAATGCCCACAAACCAGTCAGGGCTGGGCACAATTCTTACTGCAAAAGAAACCTAgggttttttaaacaaaacctTGTTTCAAAAAGTTGATCAAGACTGGCTTTGCCTTGTCTGGTTATTGTATCACAGATCTTGATGTAAATAAGCCAATGCGCCAGTGAGCCTAGAAGTCTACATGCTTGTGACAAAATAACCTACTTTAAATTTGGTAGCCTTTAGGTAAGATACTTCACGTACTGATAGCTTTGATGACCCACTGTTTTCCATACAGTAGGCGTTTTAATTTTGCTATCATTGGTTTTAGCTGCTGGTTTTAGTAATTTGTTTAATTCATTATTAATATCTATGTGttaaattggggaaggcaatggcaaaccaccccgtaaaaagtctgccaagaaaacgtcgtgatgcgacatcccccccatggggcagtaatgactcggtgcttgcacaggggactacctttaccttttcaaaaattGTTTCTAATCTCTTGTGAGCCACCTTGGGAGGGGCATACTTTACAGCATGGAAGGGtgagattaaaataaaataagaatataCATGGTTTACAAATGCATCTACTCTTATATACAACAGAACAAAGTGCGGTTCCCTACTTACAAGGGGGTGTCTTGAATGCACCTCAAATTCGGTGGAGGCTTGACCGGTACCAGAGGAAACCGCAGGAGCAGAGAAGATTCCATGGACACTTTGGATTTTTTCTCCAGCTGCTTCTATTTCCTTCATTAATGTCCATGTTTCACCTCTTTCAGCAAGGTCACGCATACCATTGCTGGCAAACTCGTTGTTTTTCCACATGTTGTAGTCAGAACTATGGACCACGCCTGGACAAGGGAAGACATTGAGATATTTGAGAGTCTGGTTTGAATTTGCTTCATGATTTAATAGATGCTGTTTCTGTCCTTTCTTGCAGCTGAAGTGAGACAATCTTTGTTTAGAACTACAGAGTCTACTGTTTACTAGAACTGCAGTAAATTGAAAACAGAAGCTAAATGAAGGCACAGCTTTCAAATGTTATACAGATACTGCATCTTCTATCTCTTAGTTCTGTGACTTTTGATTCAACTCAACTACAAAGAATTCAGAAAAGAGGTCGGAAGGGCTTTCAGAGCGCTAACTTGCCTTTGAGCTGCGTAAGAGCCACTTACCCAAAAGCGGAGACCACTGCGCTGGAGGCCTATACAGCGGGTACTGCTTAGGGAACGCTACTTGGCTCCATTTCCCTGTGAAGACGATGCTGTACTTTGCGAGTTCTTCTGCTGTACAAACTGAATCATCATCAAGAGGCAGACAACTGACACAGCCCAGAACCGTTAAAAGTAGAGTCGTGGTAACTTTGTAGGCGCTGGAGAGAAGTCTCAAGTTTTCCATTTCCTTGCCCCTGGTGGAAAAAGAGTCACGTTAGCCTTTTTTATACAAGTAAATGCCTGAATTCTGAGCCTCAAGACAGCACATGACTGGCATCCCATGCTGCTTTTAAGAACGTATTTATAAAACTTCAGATCAGCTTTTATGCAGCTTCATTTAAATTTGTAATCTCCCAGAAAACGCTTCAGATCAAAGAGGGAAACATGCTTCTAGTAATGTGTTTTCAGAGACTgatttcttctttgttttcagTCTCTATTAGAATTGCATATTGACCTAATTATGTCAGTAAATGTTTCACTGCAAAACACGAATGGTATgtttatgcttttaaaaattaaatagtgCAGTATTTTACTGAGAGACATAATTTCTCTCAAATTTCAATTGCAAAAGATATTTTATGGTGTAACATTAGAATTCAATCTAGTACATTGCAAATTTAATTCATCATTAACTGTCATATTGCATAATATAGGACTTAGAAAATCATTACAATGCATCAAAATAATAGAAATGCAGACTTAGATTATTGTTTCAAACAGTAAATTGAAACATTGTTTTGCATTGCTTTAAGAAACAGGGATTTCAAAAAAATTGCAGTTCTAACTAGTGTACAGTACATTTGCAATACATTCACAGATTTCATAATTACTCACTGATGTTTCCTCAGGAGCCCTTACAAGTCAAGAGCGCTGGTCTTTTCTCGCAGCTGAGCTGCTCTGCAAGAGAAGAGAACAGGAGTCTGGATATTTATGCCTAAAGAAGTTCCCTTTGGTCTAATGTTGATCGCATCCTTTAGAATCTCCAAGTGGGCTGAAGTGCATTTTGCCTCTGACTTTTCCTCTGTTTATGAGAATTAGTCCTATGCCCGTTGCATTAAAGAAAACTATTAAAACCGTGGTGCTGACCAGACAAAGCATGACTTTAAGAAGCCTAATTAAGAGACCTTTCTGCAATCCGTTCAAGGTTTCTGATGACCGTACCGTTCTTGTTCTCATGCCCCTAAGCTAGGAAGCAACAGCACAACACAAAACCTTTTTCATGCAGTGTTTTATATGAGAAGCATATTTTTGGTAAGTTTTATTGTCTGACAGATGGCTTTTCCAAGTATTTGCTGAAAGCACTCCCCACTAATGCCCCAGCTGTATATGCCTGAGTTaggaaatgaaaacagaaaatgcCGAAAGGAAAATACAGCTTTTGAAAGAAATACAAACACAGTTTCAAAAAAAACAGTGGTATGTATACATCTAAATTACTATATACCATCAAATGGATGAGACATCGTGGTTTATTTAGAAACTGTGGATCTGGAACATTTCTCTATGGTTATTAAAGTAATAACAAAAATAATGTATAGAATCTGGAGATTATCTCTATACATACAGAGTATTATCTACCTCCAGGAAATGTTTTCCCAGTGATGTGGAATTCACAGTATAGTCACCCAGGGCTAGATCATGTAATTAAACACCTTGCCACCCATACATCAGGGCTAAGATGTTTTTATAATTGAAAAAAAGCTAAATACTTGACATCTGAAGATTTAGCAGAAGGATTTCATGCTTgcatctcttccctccaaacATTTTTCATTTGCATAGACATTTTGACACGACACTTTCTGTATCAGATATTCAGATTATCTTGAAGATTTTAAAGAAGAAGCTATACATTTGTACGTATTTATAGTATCATGAAATAATTTACATCTCGTCTTAAGGATTTTCATGAGCACATTGGAGAATGGACTGACAAAAGCTATGCTGTTAAATACAGAACTCTGTATGGACAAAAGTAACTTAATTCACAACAAATGTTCTATTTATTTAGTTCTATTAAACATACCAatcaagatggcttacaacataaaaatcaggattaaaacattttaaaagtagtATAATACAAAAGCTAAGAAAGCTACAACCCCAGCAGCATTACACACTCAAAATAGTCATAAAacaataataagaaagaagtCAATCTATGTGAGTATAAAGTAAAAACAACAAATCCAAACAGAATCCTCCAGGAAAATGGAATGAAAAAATTAGTTCTTAATAAGTCTCAAGAAAACCAGAAGTTAAAGGAATATGACATATCTCCTGAGGCAGCAAATTCCAATGTGTGGAGGACACAGCTGAGAATGCCAAGACATACCAACCTCATCTCTGTCCAGGCAGGAATGCAGAGCAGAGCCCCAGACCAGCGGTGAATCTCAGGCCATGGACAGCTCATGTGGGTGGAGGCATTCCCTGCTTAGGGCTGTAAATCTGAGCTGGGTCCAGCGCACTAGTCATTTCCCTGGTATT
The DNA window shown above is from Eublepharis macularius isolate TG4126 chromosome 3, MPM_Emac_v1.0, whole genome shotgun sequence and carries:
- the LOC129326170 gene encoding spondin-2-like is translated as MENLRLLSSAYKVTTTLLLTVLGCVSCLPLDDDSVCTAEELAKYSIVFTGKWSQVAFPKQYPLYRPPAQWSPLLGVVHSSDYNMWKNNEFASNGMRDLAERGETWTLMKEIEAAGEKIQSVHGIFSAPAVSSGTGQASTEFEVHSRHPLVSFAVRIVPSPDWFVGIDSLNLCEKDHWKEQVLLELSPHDAGTDSGFTFSSPNFATIPQEPVTEITCSSPSHPANSFYYPKLKNLPPIARVTMIKLKRSKLGFPVPQSNMTPVDNEIEDTISETPLDCETSLWSSWGLCRGTCGHLGMKSRTRYIHLHPANNGTPCPNLNEETECEPDNCI